From the Acidovorax carolinensis genome, one window contains:
- a CDS encoding IS630 family transposase: MSGRPKTPLVLSVTEREQLIALTKRRKTAQALALRARIVLACAEGSDNKVVAARQRVTQQTVSKWRGRFVQLRLDGLLDAPRPGAPRTIDDARVDAVIAKTLESVPAGATHWSTRSMARAMDVSQTAVSRIWRAFGLQPHRHETFKLSSDPLFVEKVRDIVGLYMDPPLKAMVLCVDEKSQIQALDRTQPILPLAPGIPERRTHDYMRHGTTTLFAALDIATGEVIGELHRRHRSTEFLQFLRTIEANVPAGLDVHLVMDNYGTHKTPSIRAWFGRHPRFHVHFTPTSASWLNQVERWFATLTEKCIRRGTHRSTRQLEQAIREYLELNNADPKPFVWAKSADDILASIERFCLRISNSGH, from the coding sequence ATGAGCGGAAGACCAAAGACTCCATTGGTGTTGAGCGTGACGGAGCGCGAACAGCTGATCGCGCTGACCAAGCGTCGCAAGACGGCGCAGGCTCTGGCGTTGCGAGCGCGCATCGTGCTGGCCTGTGCCGAAGGTTCGGATAACAAAGTGGTGGCAGCGCGCCAGCGGGTCACGCAGCAGACGGTATCGAAGTGGCGCGGTCGGTTTGTCCAGCTGCGGCTGGACGGTCTGCTTGACGCACCGCGCCCGGGTGCACCGCGTACGATCGACGATGCCCGAGTCGATGCCGTCATCGCCAAGACGCTGGAGTCCGTGCCCGCTGGTGCCACGCACTGGAGCACGCGCAGTATGGCGCGCGCCATGGATGTGTCACAGACGGCTGTGAGTCGAATCTGGCGGGCTTTCGGCTTGCAGCCGCACCGCCATGAAACCTTCAAACTCTCCAGTGATCCGCTGTTCGTCGAGAAGGTGCGCGACATTGTCGGCCTGTACATGGATCCGCCGCTCAAGGCGATGGTGTTGTGCGTGGATGAGAAGAGCCAGATCCAGGCGCTGGACCGTACACAGCCGATCCTGCCGCTGGCACCGGGCATCCCCGAGCGGCGAACCCACGACTACATGCGCCATGGCACGACGACGCTGTTTGCGGCGCTGGACATTGCCACGGGCGAAGTGATCGGGGAGTTGCATCGGCGCCATCGCAGCACGGAGTTCCTGCAATTTCTGCGAACCATCGAAGCCAACGTGCCTGCTGGCTTGGACGTGCATCTGGTGATGGACAACTACGGCACGCACAAGACCCCCTCAATCAGGGCATGGTTCGGCAGACATCCCAGGTTTCACGTGCACTTCACGCCCACCTCTGCATCCTGGCTGAACCAGGTCGAGCGCTGGTTCGCCACCCTGACCGAGAAGTGCATCCGTCGCGGCACGCACAGATCAACAAGACAGCTCGAACAAGCAATCCGCGAATACCTCGAACTCAACAACGCGGATCCAAAACCATTCGTCTGGGCCAAGTCCGCCGACGACATCCTTGCAAGCATCGAAAGATTTTGTCTGCGAATTTCTAACTCAGGACACTAG
- a CDS encoding Zn-ribbon domain-containing OB-fold protein, whose translation MSAPETTAARPLAAPFTDGLREGLLRYQQCAHCGGAQTLARYACQHCGERGALHWRDAAGAATVLAVTEVARAPSDEFRALAPYTLVIVQLDEGPRLMAHAVPGVRIGERVRAGFFEHQGRTLVRFAPLP comes from the coding sequence ATGAGTGCCCCCGAAACCACCGCCGCGCGCCCCCTGGCCGCACCTTTCACCGATGGCCTGCGCGAGGGCCTGCTGCGCTATCAGCAATGCGCCCACTGCGGCGGCGCGCAGACGCTGGCACGGTATGCCTGCCAGCACTGCGGCGAGCGCGGTGCATTGCACTGGCGCGACGCGGCGGGCGCGGCCACGGTGTTGGCCGTCACCGAGGTGGCACGCGCTCCGTCCGACGAATTCCGCGCGCTTGCGCCGTACACGCTGGTGATCGTGCAGCTCGACGAAGGCCCGCGCCTCATGGCCCATGCCGTGCCAGGCGTGCGCATAGGCGAGCGCGTGCGCGCGGGCTTCTTCGAGCACCAGGGGCGCACGCTGGTGCGTTTTGCGCCATTGCCCTAG
- a CDS encoding thiolase family protein has product MTTALRSAYLRGAGGTPFGRHDGRSALDLMDVAAAQAIESSGLQRNQIDGVLCGYATTLPHLMLSTLLCERLALRPQYAHGLQLGGASGAAMLMAARELVRSGRCRNVLVVAGENRLTGQSRDSSIQTLAQVGDADYEVPNGASVPAYYALMASQYMHRTGVTSQDLAEFAVLMRANAAHHPDAHLRTPITLQEVLASKPIARPLSLLDCCPISDGAMALVVSAEPAAQGAVAMVGAGQAHRHQHLTAMDDVMQCGAAEAAQRAFDEAGLGLDDVDYLGIYDSFTITLAMLLEEIGFAPRGGAARRARAGDFAPTGALPLNTHGGLLSFGHCGVAGGLAHAVETWRQMTGQAGARQIAPPRHAFIHADGGVMSSHVSLILSRED; this is encoded by the coding sequence ATGACGACAGCTTTGCGTTCCGCTTACCTGCGCGGAGCAGGCGGCACGCCTTTTGGGCGCCACGACGGGCGCAGCGCGCTCGATCTGATGGACGTGGCCGCTGCGCAGGCCATCGAGAGCAGCGGCCTGCAGCGCAATCAGATCGACGGCGTGCTGTGCGGCTATGCCACCACGCTGCCGCACCTGATGCTGTCCACCCTGCTTTGCGAGCGCCTGGCGCTGCGGCCGCAGTACGCACACGGGCTGCAGCTGGGCGGCGCCTCGGGCGCCGCGATGCTGATGGCGGCGCGCGAGCTGGTGCGTTCGGGCCGCTGCCGCAATGTGCTGGTGGTGGCGGGCGAAAACCGCCTGACGGGCCAGTCCCGCGACAGCTCCATCCAGACCCTGGCCCAGGTGGGTGATGCCGATTACGAGGTGCCCAACGGCGCGTCGGTGCCCGCGTATTACGCACTCATGGCCTCGCAGTACATGCACCGCACGGGCGTCACGTCGCAGGACCTGGCCGAATTTGCCGTGCTCATGCGCGCCAACGCGGCCCACCACCCGGACGCGCACCTGCGCACACCCATCACGCTGCAGGAGGTGCTGGCCTCCAAGCCGATTGCCCGGCCACTGTCGCTGCTGGACTGCTGCCCGATCTCGGACGGTGCCATGGCGCTCGTCGTGTCGGCAGAGCCAGCCGCCCAGGGCGCGGTCGCCATGGTGGGCGCCGGCCAGGCACACCGCCACCAGCACCTCACGGCGATGGACGATGTGATGCAGTGCGGAGCTGCCGAGGCGGCGCAACGCGCCTTTGACGAGGCCGGCCTGGGCCTGGACGACGTGGACTACCTGGGCATCTACGACTCGTTCACCATCACTCTGGCCATGCTGCTCGAAGAGATTGGCTTCGCCCCCCGCGGCGGGGCGGCCCGACGCGCCCGTGCGGGCGACTTTGCCCCCACCGGTGCGTTGCCCCTCAATACGCACGGCGGCCTGCTGTCGTTTGGCCACTGCGGTGTGGCCGGCGGCCTGGCCCATGCTGTGGAGACCTGGCGGCAGATGACCGGCCAGGCCGGCGCACGCCAGATCGCGCCGCCGCGCCACGCCTTCATCCACGCGGACGGCGGCGTGATGTCGTCCCATGTCAGCCTGATTCTTTCGCGCGAGGATTGA
- a CDS encoding histidine phosphatase family protein gives MGTLYLVRHGQASFGADDYDQLSPRGRAQAVRLGEHWRAQGQAFDAILTGTLRRHTQTLEGIAEGLQIHPEPLQMPGLNEYDSLALIRAIHPQPLPKPDTPELYRQHFRLLCDALAQWMAGVISPQGMPSWDEFAGGVRAALEHVRHQHAGHNVLLVSSGGPIAAAVGEVLGTAPEVTIALNMRIRNSAVTEFSVSPKRLMLQTFNTLPHLGGREHADWVTHA, from the coding sequence ATGGGAACCCTTTACCTAGTGCGCCATGGCCAGGCCTCGTTTGGCGCGGACGATTACGACCAGCTCAGCCCGCGCGGGCGCGCGCAGGCGGTGCGGCTGGGCGAGCACTGGCGCGCACAGGGCCAGGCGTTTGACGCCATCCTCACCGGCACACTGCGGCGCCACACGCAGACGCTCGAAGGCATCGCCGAAGGCCTGCAGATCCACCCCGAGCCGCTGCAGATGCCCGGCCTCAATGAATACGACAGCCTGGCGCTCATTCGTGCTATCCACCCGCAACCGCTGCCCAAACCCGACACGCCCGAGCTCTACCGCCAGCATTTCCGCCTGCTGTGCGACGCGCTGGCGCAATGGATGGCGGGCGTGATCAGCCCGCAGGGCATGCCCAGCTGGGACGAATTTGCGGGCGGCGTGCGCGCCGCGCTGGAGCATGTGCGCCACCAGCACGCGGGGCACAACGTGCTGCTGGTCAGCAGCGGCGGCCCCATTGCGGCGGCGGTGGGCGAAGTGCTGGGCACGGCGCCGGAGGTGACCATTGCGCTGAACATGCGCATCCGCAACAGCGCCGTGACGGAGTTCAGCGTGTCGCCCAAGCGGCTGATGCTGCAGACCTTCAACACCCTGCCGCACCTGGGCGGGCGCGAGCATGCCGACTGGGTGACGCACGCCTGA
- a CDS encoding NUDIX hydrolase — protein sequence MTRAPAASAADWLTTARAAARQPPAQQRLPLWVAGQAVGSVAQGVLSQIDLWRLSDKRYQLLNQDQSGTPVWHLDVAPDAVTPALNLLAQALRAQGQCGPWRNEQLAVCSASGERLGTIERGAVRVLGLATRAVHLVGLAPDGRMWVQQRAHTKPNNPGMWDTLMGGMVSAADTLTQALERETWEEAGLRLPALHGVEHGGQVNFSRPSREGGGIGYMVERIDWFRCTVPEGLEPRNQDGEVERFELWSPAQVRERIAAGDFTLEAALVLGACCGL from the coding sequence GTGACGCGGGCCCCTGCAGCGTCTGCCGCCGACTGGCTGACCACGGCCCGCGCGGCCGCCCGCCAGCCGCCTGCGCAGCAGCGCCTGCCGCTGTGGGTGGCAGGGCAGGCCGTGGGCTCGGTGGCGCAAGGGGTTCTGAGCCAAATCGACCTGTGGCGCCTGTCCGATAAGCGCTACCAGCTCCTGAATCAGGATCAATCGGGCACGCCGGTGTGGCACCTTGATGTGGCGCCCGACGCGGTCACGCCCGCGCTCAACCTGCTGGCGCAGGCCTTGCGCGCCCAGGGCCAATGCGGCCCGTGGCGCAACGAGCAACTGGCGGTGTGCAGCGCCTCGGGCGAGCGGTTGGGAACCATTGAGCGCGGTGCCGTGCGCGTGCTGGGCCTGGCCACGCGGGCCGTGCACCTGGTGGGACTGGCGCCCGATGGCCGCATGTGGGTGCAGCAGCGCGCACACACCAAGCCCAACAACCCGGGCATGTGGGACACGCTGATGGGCGGCATGGTCTCGGCCGCCGACACCCTGACGCAGGCGCTGGAGCGCGAAACCTGGGAGGAGGCGGGTTTGCGCCTGCCCGCGTTGCACGGTGTGGAGCATGGCGGACAGGTGAATTTCAGCCGCCCCAGCCGCGAGGGCGGCGGCATCGGCTACATGGTCGAGCGCATCGACTGGTTTCGCTGCACCGTGCCCGAGGGGCTGGAGCCCCGCAACCAGGATGGCGAGGTGGAGCGGTTCGAACTGTGGAGCCCCGCGCAGGTGCGCGAGCGCATTGCCGCGGGCGACTTCACGCTGGAGGCCGCGCTGGTGCTGGGCGCCTGCTGCGGGCTTTGA
- a CDS encoding quinone oxidoreductase family protein produces MSLAVQIRQHGGPEELHLVDVAVGEPGPGEIRIRHRAVGLNFIDVYHRTGLYPLNMPATIGMEAAGVVEAVGEGVTHLKVGDRAAYASQPPGAYCEARVMPAKCVCKLPDAISFETGAAMMLKGLTAQYLLKKTLPVEGLQPGDHVLFHAAAGGVGLIACQWARALGLQLIATAGTDAKCQLALVNGAAHAINYATEDFAARVKEITGGKGVKVVYDSVGKDTWDKSLECLRPFGLMASFGNASGPVAPFAPGSLGAKGSLYVTRQTLFTHIATREGTQAMADDLFAVVASGQVKIHIDQRYPLAEVQQAHRDLEARKTTGSTILTL; encoded by the coding sequence ATGAGCCTTGCCGTCCAGATCCGCCAGCATGGTGGCCCCGAAGAACTCCACCTGGTTGACGTGGCCGTGGGAGAGCCCGGGCCGGGCGAAATCCGCATCCGCCACCGCGCCGTCGGCCTGAACTTCATCGACGTGTACCACCGCACGGGCCTGTACCCGCTGAACATGCCCGCCACCATCGGCATGGAAGCCGCCGGCGTGGTCGAAGCCGTGGGCGAGGGGGTTACGCACCTCAAGGTAGGCGACCGCGCCGCCTATGCCAGCCAGCCCCCCGGTGCCTATTGCGAGGCGCGCGTGATGCCCGCCAAATGCGTGTGCAAGCTGCCCGACGCCATCAGTTTTGAGACCGGCGCGGCCATGATGCTCAAGGGCCTCACGGCGCAATACCTGCTGAAAAAGACGCTGCCGGTGGAGGGGCTGCAGCCCGGCGACCATGTGTTGTTCCATGCCGCCGCCGGTGGCGTGGGCCTGATCGCCTGCCAGTGGGCCCGCGCCCTGGGCCTGCAGCTCATTGCCACCGCCGGCACCGATGCCAAGTGCCAGCTGGCGCTGGTCAATGGCGCGGCCCATGCCATCAACTACGCCACTGAAGACTTTGCCGCGCGCGTGAAGGAGATCACCGGTGGCAAGGGCGTGAAGGTGGTGTACGACTCGGTGGGCAAGGACACCTGGGACAAGTCGCTCGAATGCCTGCGGCCGTTTGGCCTGATGGCCAGCTTCGGCAATGCCTCGGGTCCCGTGGCACCGTTCGCGCCGGGCTCGCTGGGCGCCAAGGGCTCGCTCTACGTCACGCGCCAGACGCTGTTCACCCACATCGCCACGCGCGAGGGCACGCAGGCCATGGCCGACGACCTGTTTGCGGTGGTGGCCAGCGGCCAGGTAAAGATCCACATCGACCAGCGCTACCCGCTCGCCGAGGTGCAACAGGCGCACCGCGACCTCGAAGCGCGCAAGACTACCGGTTCGACCATCCTCACGCTGTGA
- a CDS encoding DMT family transporter, giving the protein MTQRLTPGTAALLVTAPLLWAGNAVVGRMVHDLVPPITLNFLRWVLALALLLPFTHQVLRPGSPLWPHWRRYALLGLLGVGLYNALQYLALQTSTPINVTLVGSSMPVWMLAVGALFFGVRVTRQQLAGAALSMVGVLTVLSRGEWSQLLALRLVAGDLFMLLATISWSFYSWLLVRTSEPASVRGDWAAFLTGQMVFGLAWSGAFASAEWATGHTHIAWGWPLVAALLFIAIGPALAAYRCWGIGVQRAGPAVAGFFSNLTPLFAALLSAAFLGEAPSGYHAVAFALIVGGIVVSSRR; this is encoded by the coding sequence ATGACTCAACGACTGACGCCCGGCACCGCGGCGCTGCTGGTGACGGCGCCGCTGCTGTGGGCCGGCAATGCCGTGGTGGGCCGCATGGTGCACGACCTGGTGCCGCCCATCACCCTCAATTTCTTGCGCTGGGTGCTGGCCCTGGCGCTGCTGCTGCCGTTCACGCACCAGGTGCTGCGCCCGGGCAGCCCGCTGTGGCCGCACTGGCGGCGCTATGCGCTGCTGGGGCTGCTGGGGGTGGGCCTGTACAACGCGCTGCAATACCTGGCGCTGCAGACCTCCACGCCCATCAACGTGACGCTGGTGGGCTCCAGCATGCCGGTGTGGATGCTGGCGGTGGGCGCGCTGTTTTTTGGCGTGCGCGTCACCCGCCAGCAGCTGGCGGGCGCGGCCCTGTCGATGGTCGGCGTGCTCACGGTGCTCAGCCGGGGCGAGTGGAGCCAGCTGCTGGCGCTGCGCCTGGTGGCGGGCGATCTGTTCATGCTGCTGGCCACGATTTCGTGGTCGTTCTACAGCTGGCTGCTGGTGCGCACCAGCGAACCCGCCAGCGTGCGCGGCGACTGGGCGGCCTTTCTGACCGGGCAGATGGTGTTTGGCCTGGCCTGGTCGGGCGCCTTTGCCAGCGCCGAGTGGGCCACGGGGCACACGCACATCGCATGGGGCTGGCCGCTGGTGGCAGCGCTGCTGTTCATTGCCATCGGCCCGGCGCTGGCGGCCTACCGCTGCTGGGGCATCGGGGTGCAGCGGGCCGGGCCGGCGGTGGCCGGGTTTTTCTCCAACCTGACGCCGCTGTTTGCGGCCCTGCTGTCGGCGGCGTTTCTGGGCGAAGCGCCCAGCGGCTACCACGCCGTGGCGTTTGCGCTGATCGTGGGCGGAATTGTGGTGTCGTCGCGTCGCTGA
- a CDS encoding ornithine cyclodeaminase, with protein MSATAPTSTLYLSAPAMAGLIGRKGVGHCIAGIAACIREDFLRWPQFEKSARVASHSPDGVIELMPIADAATYTFKYVNGHPRNTQRGLPTVMAFGVLADVATGVPLLLSELTYTTALRTAAMSAVAASALARPDSRVMALIGNGAQSEFQALAFQRLVGITTLRLFDTDPAATAKLVANLDGTGLQLTVCASVAEAVRGADIVTTLTADKTRATILAPAMVEPGMHLNAVGGDCPGKTELHADLLRQASVFVEYAPQTRLEGDIQQLPADFAVTELWQVLAGHEPGRTHAAQATVFDSVGFALEDFSALRYMRDAAVELGMGEHMALIPALPDPKNLFGALRQSAASVSQRAAAPGLEGALGKAP; from the coding sequence ATGAGCGCCACCGCCCCCACCTCCACCCTGTACCTCAGTGCCCCCGCCATGGCCGGGTTGATCGGCCGCAAGGGCGTGGGCCACTGCATCGCCGGCATTGCGGCCTGCATCCGCGAAGATTTCTTGCGCTGGCCGCAGTTCGAAAAATCGGCCCGCGTGGCCAGCCATTCGCCCGACGGTGTGATCGAACTCATGCCCATTGCGGATGCCGCCACCTACACCTTCAAATACGTCAACGGCCATCCCCGCAACACGCAGCGGGGCCTGCCCACCGTGATGGCCTTCGGCGTGCTGGCCGATGTGGCCACGGGCGTGCCGCTGTTGCTCAGCGAGCTCACCTACACCACGGCCCTGCGCACCGCCGCCATGTCGGCGGTGGCGGCAAGCGCCCTGGCGCGGCCCGACAGCCGGGTGATGGCGCTCATCGGCAACGGCGCGCAAAGCGAGTTCCAGGCCCTGGCGTTCCAGCGCCTCGTGGGCATCACCACGCTGCGCCTGTTTGATACCGACCCGGCTGCCACGGCCAAGCTGGTTGCCAACCTCGACGGCACGGGCCTGCAACTGACGGTTTGCGCCAGCGTGGCCGAGGCCGTGCGCGGCGCCGACATCGTGACCACCCTCACCGCCGACAAGACCCGCGCCACCATCCTCGCGCCCGCCATGGTGGAGCCGGGCATGCACCTCAATGCCGTGGGCGGCGACTGCCCCGGCAAGACCGAGCTGCATGCCGACCTGCTGCGCCAGGCCAGCGTGTTTGTCGAATACGCCCCGCAGACGCGACTGGAGGGCGACATCCAGCAACTGCCGGCCGACTTTGCCGTGACCGAACTGTGGCAAGTGCTGGCCGGCCACGAGCCAGGGCGCACGCATGCCGCGCAGGCCACCGTGTTCGATTCGGTGGGGTTTGCTCTGGAGGATTTTTCCGCCCTGCGCTACATGCGCGACGCGGCTGTCGAGCTGGGCATGGGCGAGCACATGGCGCTGATCCCCGCACTGCCCGACCCCAAGAACCTGTTTGGCGCGTTGCGCCAGTCGGCGGCCAGCGTCAGCCAGCGGGCTGCTGCGCCGGGGCTTGAAGGGGCGCTGGGAAAAGCGCCTTGA
- a CDS encoding SDR family oxidoreductase codes for MDLGIAGKWALVCGASKGLGFGCAQALVREGVNVVINARNAEALQLAASKLIAAGADAASARGQNGTQPVVLTVAADITTPEGRAAVFAVPGGPGRDFDIVVTNAGGPPTGDFRDWDRDAWIKAMDANMLTPIELIKATVDGMSARGFGRVINITSSAVKAPIDILGLSNGARSGLTGFVAGAARSKVAGQGVTMNNLLPGKFDTDRLATTLGAAATKTGKSLDDIRRAQQTQIPAGRFGTPEEFGAICAFLCSVHAGYITGQNLLADGGAYPGAF; via the coding sequence ATGGATCTGGGTATCGCGGGCAAGTGGGCGCTGGTGTGTGGCGCCAGCAAGGGGCTGGGGTTTGGCTGCGCGCAAGCGCTGGTGCGCGAAGGGGTGAACGTAGTCATCAACGCGCGCAATGCCGAAGCGCTGCAGCTGGCTGCTTCTAAATTAATAGCTGCTGGCGCAGACGCTGCAAGCGCCAGAGGCCAAAATGGCACCCAGCCCGTGGTGCTGACGGTGGCTGCCGACATCACCACCCCCGAAGGCCGGGCCGCCGTGTTTGCGGTGCCCGGTGGGCCGGGGCGCGACTTTGACATCGTGGTCACCAACGCAGGTGGCCCGCCCACGGGAGACTTTCGCGACTGGGACCGCGACGCCTGGATCAAGGCGATGGACGCCAACATGCTCACGCCCATCGAACTCATCAAGGCCACGGTGGACGGCATGTCCGCGCGGGGCTTTGGCCGCGTCATCAACATCACCTCCAGCGCGGTGAAGGCGCCCATCGACATCCTGGGCCTGTCCAATGGCGCACGCAGCGGGCTTACCGGCTTTGTGGCCGGCGCCGCGCGCAGCAAGGTTGCGGGGCAGGGCGTGACGATGAACAACCTGCTGCCCGGCAAGTTCGACACCGACCGCCTCGCCACCACGCTGGGCGCAGCCGCCACCAAGACCGGCAAGAGCCTGGACGACATCCGCCGGGCCCAGCAGACGCAGATTCCGGCCGGCCGCTTTGGCACCCCCGAAGAGTTTGGCGCCATCTGCGCATTTCTGTGCAGCGTGCATGCGGGCTACATCACGGGCCAGAACCTGCTGGCCGATGGCGGCGCCTACCCGGGCGCGTTCTGA
- a CDS encoding DMT family transporter, whose amino-acid sequence MRAATAWRPVFECVGVSFNQKVPAAQSQQAQAARKKVATGLALALFGAIAFSGKAIIVKLAYRHGVDAVTLIMYRMLFALPIFAVMAWWASRGKPPLSRRDWLGVVGLGVTGYYLASYLDFAGLAYISASLERLILYLNPTLVMLLGWALYGRAIRWGQALGMAISYSGVVLVFGLEARLQGADAAWGALLVFLSAVSYAIYMVYSGEMVQRIGSLRLVGLATTVACLCCLLQFVLLRPLSAAMVAPEVIWLSVLNATLCTAAPVLMVMMAIERIGAGMAAQTGMVGPLSTILMGVWILGEPFTLWVAAGTALVTAGIFVFTRMSRHPVR is encoded by the coding sequence ATGCGCGCCGCGACGGCCTGGCGGCCGGTTTTTGAATGCGTAGGCGTGAGTTTTAATCAAAAAGTGCCTGCAGCCCAATCTCAGCAAGCGCAAGCAGCTAGAAAAAAGGTAGCAACCGGTTTGGCGTTGGCGCTGTTCGGCGCCATCGCCTTCAGCGGCAAGGCCATCATCGTCAAGCTGGCCTACCGCCACGGCGTCGATGCAGTCACACTCATCATGTACCGCATGCTGTTTGCGCTGCCCATCTTTGCCGTGATGGCGTGGTGGGCCAGCCGGGGCAAGCCGCCACTCTCGCGCCGCGACTGGCTGGGCGTGGTGGGCCTGGGCGTCACGGGCTATTACCTGGCCAGTTATCTCGACTTTGCCGGGCTGGCCTACATCAGCGCCAGCCTGGAGCGGCTCATCCTCTACCTCAACCCCACGCTGGTGATGCTGCTGGGCTGGGCGCTGTATGGCCGCGCCATCCGCTGGGGCCAGGCGCTCGGCATGGCCATCAGCTACAGCGGCGTGGTGCTGGTGTTTGGCCTGGAGGCCCGGCTGCAAGGCGCCGATGCGGCCTGGGGCGCGCTGCTGGTGTTTCTGAGCGCCGTGAGCTACGCCATCTACATGGTCTACAGCGGTGAGATGGTGCAGCGCATTGGCTCGCTGCGGCTGGTGGGCCTGGCCACCACGGTGGCCTGCCTGTGCTGCCTGCTGCAGTTTGTGCTGCTGCGGCCGCTGAGCGCGGCGATGGTGGCGCCCGAGGTGATCTGGCTGTCGGTGCTCAACGCCACGCTGTGCACGGCCGCGCCGGTGCTCATGGTGATGATGGCCATCGAGCGCATTGGCGCCGGCATGGCCGCGCAGACCGGCATGGTCGGCCCGCTGTCCACCATCCTCATGGGGGTGTGGATACTGGGCGAGCCCTTCACGCTGTGGGTGGCCGCGGGCACCGCGCTGGTGACTGCCGGCATTTTCGTGTTCACGCGCATGTCGCGCCACCCGGTGCGTTGA
- a CDS encoding gamma-glutamyltransferase family protein, which produces MPFRYSSPYASTRLPVFARNLCSTSHPLAAQAGLRMLQQGGNAVDAAVAAAAAMTLCEPVSNGLGSDAFCILWDGKALHGLNASGRAPQAWTPEYFHRRYGTGAATPPKRGIDSVTVPGAVSAWVALSERFGKLPFADLMAPAIEIAERGYLVPVVVQQKWAAAVPELQSQPGFAQSFMPWGRAPQVGELFQFPAAARALRAIGATRGEAFYTGEIAQAMAAFAQAHGGSLSLADLGAHRPEWVTPIARNYRGYTLHEIPPSGQGIAALIALGILEQFDLASLPVDGPEAQHLQIEAMKLAFADVYRYVAEPSWMEVTPAQMLDDGYLASRARLIRMNQAQDFGAGNPVKGGTIYLTAADENGMMVSFIQSNFTGFGSGCVEPTFGISLQNRGFGFSTDPAGANRANLVAPGKRPFHTIIPAFVTKDGQPVMSYGVMGANMQPQGHMQTLVRMLDHGQNPQMACDAPRWRFNAGLSINVEASMQPATVQGLQALGHRIDVLQDSYQDFGAGQFIWRMGDPQVHGYLAASDARRDGLAAGF; this is translated from the coding sequence ATGCCATTTCGCTATTCCTCACCTTATGCCAGCACCCGCCTGCCGGTGTTTGCGCGCAACCTCTGTTCCACCTCGCACCCGCTGGCCGCGCAGGCCGGTTTGCGCATGCTGCAGCAGGGCGGCAATGCGGTGGATGCCGCCGTGGCCGCCGCCGCCGCCATGACGCTGTGTGAGCCAGTCAGCAACGGCCTGGGCAGCGATGCGTTCTGCATCTTGTGGGACGGGAAGGCGCTGCATGGCTTGAATGCGTCGGGCCGCGCACCGCAGGCGTGGACGCCGGAGTATTTTCATCGCCGCTACGGCACCGGTGCGGCCACGCCGCCCAAGCGCGGCATCGACTCTGTCACCGTGCCCGGCGCCGTGAGCGCCTGGGTGGCGCTGTCAGAGCGCTTTGGCAAGCTGCCGTTTGCCGACCTCATGGCACCCGCCATCGAGATCGCCGAGCGTGGCTACCTGGTGCCCGTGGTGGTGCAGCAAAAGTGGGCCGCCGCTGTGCCCGAACTGCAATCGCAGCCCGGTTTTGCGCAAAGCTTCATGCCCTGGGGGCGCGCGCCGCAGGTGGGCGAGCTGTTCCAGTTTCCGGCCGCCGCGCGCGCCTTGCGCGCCATTGGTGCCACGCGCGGCGAGGCCTTTTACACCGGCGAAATCGCCCAGGCCATGGCTGCCTTTGCGCAGGCCCACGGCGGCAGCCTCAGCCTGGCGGACCTGGGCGCGCACCGGCCCGAATGGGTGACGCCCATTGCCCGCAACTACCGGGGCTACACGCTGCACGAGATTCCGCCCAGCGGCCAGGGCATTGCCGCCCTGATTGCGCTGGGCATCCTGGAGCAGTTTGACCTGGCCAGCCTGCCGGTGGACGGGCCCGAGGCCCAGCACCTGCAGATCGAGGCCATGAAGCTGGCGTTTGCCGATGTGTACCGCTATGTGGCCGAGCCTTCTTGGATGGAGGTGACCCCCGCGCAAATGCTCGATGACGGCTACCTCGCTTCCCGTGCCAGACTCATCCGCATGAACCAGGCGCAGGATTTTGGGGCGGGCAACCCGGTCAAGGGCGGCACCATCTACCTCACAGCGGCCGACGAGAACGGCATGATGGTGAGCTTCATCCAGAGCAACTTCACCGGCTTTGGCTCGGGCTGCGTGGAGCCCACGTTCGGCATCAGCCTGCAAAACCGGGGCTTTGGGTTCAGCACCGACCCGGCAGGTGCCAACCGGGCCAATCTGGTGGCGCCGGGCAAGCGGCCGTTTCACACCATCATTCCAGCCTTTGTCACGAAGGACGGGCAGCCCGTCATGAGCTATGGCGTGATGGGCGCCAACATGCAGCCCCAGGGCCACATGCAGACACTGGTGCGCATGCTCGACCACGGCCAGAACCCGCAGATGGCCTGCGACGCGCCGCGCTGGCGCTTCAATGCGGGGCTGTCGATCAATGTAGAGGCGTCGATGCAGCCGGCCACCGTGCAGGGCCTGCAGGCGCTGGGCCACCGCATCGATGTGCTGCAGGACTCCTACCAGGACTTCGGCGCCGGCCAGTTCATCTGGCGCATGGGCGACCCCCAGGTGCACGGCTATCTGGCGGCCAGCGATGCGCGCCGCGACGGCCTGGCGGCCGGTTTTTGA